AATGGGTCTTCTTACCGGGTCTTCTTAATGGGTGGCCCCGGACCGCACGTCCTCGGGCCGGATCGGGCTGGGCAGCCTCGCCTCTTCCGCGCGCAGGCCGGACCGCACGATCTGCGTCGGCTCGAAGGCCTGCGAGACGTACCGGGGACGGTTGCGGAGATCCATCAGGGCGCGAAGCTCCGCCGCCGCAAGATCCATGGGCTTCGCGTCACGCCAGCGCCTGCGGAATTTGGGCTCCCGCGAAAAGAGGCTCCACACGCTCTTCACCTCCTCCTCGACCTGTAAGATGATCCGTCCGGAAAACGATTTCCGGAGGTTGAAACGCCCCGTCAGAGCCATTGTCCTGTTCCTTGCTGGGAATTCTTCGACCAGCCTCCCGATAGAAGATCGGCGTCGCCAAAGCCTTAAGACACAAGGTAAATGGGCATGAAGCTCGGCGCCGCAAGCGTGCCGTCGAGGCGTCCCGTCCGGCGGCTTCGTCATGGTCGATGTTTTCGAGTATCTCTTCGCGCAAAAGCGGTTCCCACTTCCCGCGCCCGATGCTCTCCTTGCTTGAGCATCTTTTCACGCAAAACCGGTGCCCACTTTTGCGCCCGATGCTCTACTTGCTCGACCATCTTTTCACGCAAAACCGGTGCCCACTTTTGCGCCCGATGCTCTACTTGACCGCTCCCAGCGCGAGGCCGCGCACGAGAAAGCGCTGCAGCCATGCGAAGGCGATCGCGACCGGGATCGTCGCCGCGAAGGTGGCGGCCATCACATGATGCCACTCCACGGTGTAGCGGCCCGAAACCAGCGAGAAGATCTGAATGGGAAGGGTGTAGCTGTCCTGCGAGCGCAGGAGCGTCAGGGCGATGACGAACTCGTTCCACGCATTGATGAAGGTAAAGATCGCCGTCACCACCATTGCGGGCACGGCAAGGGGAAGGAACACCTTCACGAGGGTCTTGGCCCGCCCTGCCCCTTCCATCCAGGCCGCCTCCTCCAGATCGACCGGGATGGTGGCGAAATAGCTCTGCAGCATCCAGACCGAGAACGCGATGTTGAAGGCTGCGTAGACGACGGTCACGGCGTTGATGTTGTCGATCACCCCCAGAGCCACCATCAGGCGGAACAGCCCCACCACGAGGACGATGGGCGACAGCATCTGCGTGACCAGCAGGAACTGGCGGTAGAACTCACGCCCCTTGAAGTCGAAGCGGGTCAGGGCATACGCCGCCGGGATGGAAACGATCAGCGATCCCAGCGTCGCCAGCACGGACACGTAAAGCGAATTCCTCAGGGCATTGCCGAAATTCGTCGCGGCCCACATGGTCCGGAAATTCTCCCACGCGAGCCGGGAGGGCCACCAGGTCGGCGTCAGCACTTCCGTGCTCGGCTTGAGGGCCGTGATCACCATCACGGCGAAGGGAAAGAGCGCCGCTACGACAATCGGCGAGAGAATGAGCCAGCAGACGAGCGAGCGGCGCAGCTTGGCGGAGTTCATGCTTTCGCTCCCCTGGACGCGGTGAGCCGCACATAGATCAGCGTGAAGACCAGCAGGATGCCGAACATCACCAGCGAAACGGCGGAGGCCTCACCGAGTTTTCCAAGCCGGAACCCGACCTTGTAGAGATAGGTGACGAGAATGTCGGTGGAGTTCGCCGGGCCGCCCTGCGTCATCGCCCAGATGATCGGGAACGAGTTGAACACATAGATCGTGTTCAGCACGAGCGCGATGTTCAGGAACGGCGCTATGAGCGGCAGCGTGATGTAGCGAAACTGCTCCCAGCGCCCTGCCCCCTCCAGGGCCGCGGCCTCGTAAAGATCGTCCGGGATCGAGGCGAGGCCGCCCAGGATGATCGTGACGGTGAACGGAATGGTCACGAGGATGCCGATGAGGATCTGCATCGGGAAGGCGGTCCTCGCCTCCGCGAGCCATTGGATGTTCTCGTCGATGATGCCGAAATCCATGAGGGCCGAGTTCAGCATGCCGCTCTCGCCCGACAGGGCCCAGCGCCAGACGATGGCCGTCATGGTGAGCGAAACCGCCCAGGGCAGCATGACGAGCACGCGGGCGAGATCGCGTCCGTAGAAATCCTCGTTCAGGACCAGGGCGACGGGCACCGAACAGAGGATGGCGCCTCCCACCACGCCGATCGTCCAGATCCCGGTTCGCCAGAGCGCGTCGATGAAGTTCGGATCGTCGAGCAGCGCGCGGAAATTCGCCATGCCCACGAAGTCGCGCAGCTGGCCGAAGCGGTTGACGCTGTGGCTTGCGAGCTGCGCCAGCTCGTTGACGGGCCAGATGACGATGAGGGCCGCCAGGACGAAACTGGGAAGGATGAGAACGTAGGGCGCGACCACCCGTTTCGAGGTCATTGACATCCCGCTGGCTGAACGAACGGACGAGGGGCCGGACGGCGGGCCCGGCCCCTTTCGCGGCTACTTCTTCAAAACCGCGTTCGCCTTGGCGGCGGCCTCCTTCAGGGTCGGCTCGATCTGTCCCTGGCCGAGATAGATCCGCTGCAGCGCCGACGTCGTCGTATCGGCGATCTCCTCCCAGCCTGCGATCACGGGCGCGAAGCGCGCGATGGGCAGAAGGCTCGTGAAGACCTTCAGGTCCGCGTTGTCGGCGAAGTACTTGTCCTCGGCTTCAGCCTTCGTCACCGGCAGGAAGCCCTCGTCGATCGTGAACTTGATCCGCTGCTTGGGCTGGAACAGGAAGTCGAGGAATTTGAACGCCTCGGCCTTGTTCTTGGAGTTCTGGAACATGATGACGGAATCCGTGACGCCGTAGGTGCCCTGATCCCCGCCCGGCCCTTTCGGGATCGGAGCCACGCCGTATTTGAGGTTCGGGGCCTCGGCGCGGATCTGGTTCGCGAGGAACGGAGCCGTCATCATCATGCCGATCTTGCCCTGCTTGAACAGGTTCTGCACGTCCTCGCGCGCGTAGGACGTCACGCCCGGCTGCGTCGCCCCTTCGTCGATCAGGCGCTTGTAGAGAGACGCGGCGTCGACGGCGGCCTTCGAGTCGAGCCCCGACTTCCCGTCCTTCACGATCTCGCCGCCGAAGGACCACATGGCATAATAGAAATAGACGTCGGTCTCGACTTCCTTGCCCTGAAGACCGAAGCCGTAGACCCCGTTGCCGAGGGCCGAGACCTTCTTGGCGTCCGTCTCCAGCTCCGCCCAGGTCTTCGGCGGCTCGGACAGGCCGGCCTTCGCAAAGAGGTCCTTGTTGTAGTACATCGCGCGCGCGGACGCGGCAATCGGCAGCCCGTAGGTCTTGCCGTTCATCACGGACGGGGTCAGGAACGTCTCGATGAAGCGCCCTTTGATCTCAGGCGTCATGTAGCTGTCGAGCGGCTCCGCGATGCCCTGCTCGACGAAGTCGACGAGCCAGCGGGTTCCGATGATGGACAGGTCCGCATTGGCGTTCGCCGAAATGTCGGTGGTCAGCTTCTGAAGGAGGTTGTCCCACGGCACCACTTCGAACTGGATCTTGATGCCCGGATTGGCGGCCTCGAAGTCCTTGGCCACCTGCTCGAAATAAGGCCCGGTCTTGGCCGAATACTCCGCGACCGTCATCCGGACCGTTCCCGCATTCGCCGTCGCCGAGAGAGCGATGGCCCCGACGCCCGCGAGCATCAGTCCCTTGAGGTTGAAGAAGGTGTTCTTGTGCAGTGTTTTCACGTGTATGTTCCCTCTGCTAGAGCTGTTTCCACCGACGTGGAAGGAGCTCTTTTCTTTGCTTTGCCGCATTTTTGGACGGCGAACCGGATCCACCTCGCCGAAAAAATGCTTGAGGGCCGCACACCATAGACACACCTTAGAAAAGCAGCCCGGCAGCCTGCATTGTTGTGAAAGATAATTACTTAGGCAAGGCTATACTTACGTATATTCCTGGCTTTGATGTTGCTAATTTACATAAATCGCTTCAGCCTTATCGCTCTCGAAGGCATGGAGCAGTTCGGAGCAGTCCGTTGAAGAACAGCTTGGAAGGCCGCTTGGCCGTCATTACGGGCGCGGGTGGCGGCATCGGCGTCACCATGGTCGAGCGGTTTCGGGACGCCGGCGCACGGGTTGTCGCCTGCGACGTCTCGGCCGAGGCGCTCGATACGCTGGACGTGGCCGACAGGGAGGCGTTCGACCTCGGCGATGCCGATGCGTGCAGGAAGGCTTGTGCGCGCATTCAGGAGCGCGTCGGCCTGCCGGATATCGTCGTCAGCAATGCGGGCTATACCCGCGCGGAGACCCTCGAACAGGTCGACGACCGGGCCTGGAATTTCGAACTCGACGTGAATCTCAACGGGGCGCGGAACTTCACTGCGCCGTTCCTCGAGCCGATGAAGGCGAGAGGTTCCGGCGTGTTCGTCTTCATCGCGTCCGTGAACGCCCTCGCCCATTTCGGCAATCCCGCCTATGCGGCGGCCAAGGCGGGCCTGGTGGCCTATGCCCGGGCCATCGCGACGGAATGCGGGCGACACGGCATCCGGTCGAATGCGATCTGCCCGGGCTCCGTGCGCACGCATGCATGGGATCACCGGATCGAGAAGGATCCCGGAATTCTCGACAAGGTCTCGCGCCTCTATCCCCTCGGCCACATGGTGACGCCCGCCGACGTGGCGAATGCGGCGGTCTTTCTCGCGTCGCCCTTTTCGGCCGGGATCACGGGCGTCGCCCTGCCCGTGGATGGCGGCCTCATGGCCGGCAACCTGCCTTTCATCGACGCGATCAGGTGAGCGGAGCGCCCGATGGCCGATCTCCACCTCGACAATGTGAAGAAGCGCTACGGCACTCTCGAAATCCTCCATGGGATCGACCTGTCGGTCGAGGACGGCGAGTTCGTCGTTCTCGTGGGCCCGTCGGGCTGCGGCAAGTCGACCCTGCTGCGGATGATCGCCGGACTGGAGACGGTCTCCGAGGGCGAGATCCGCATCGGCGGCCGCCGCGCCAACGAGGTGCCGCCGCAGAAGCGCAACATTTCGATGGTGTTTCAGTCCTACGCCCTGTTTCCCCACATGACGGTCAAGGACAACATCACCTTCGGCCCGCTCATCCGCCGGGAGAACGCCGAGGAGACGGCGCGGAAGCTCACGCGCGCGGCCTCGACCCTGAATCTCGGCGCCTATCTCGACCGCAGGCCCGGCCAGCTTTCCGGAGGCCAGCGTCAGCGCGTCGCCATGGGACGCTCCATCGTCCGCAACCCCGACCTTTTCCTCTTCGACGAGCCGCTCTCCAACCTCGATGCCAAGCTGCGGGTGCAGATGCGCACCGAGATCAAGGCGCTGCACCACAAGTTCGAGAGCACCATCGTCTATGTGACGCACGACCAGATCGAGGCGATGACCATGGCCGACCGCATCGTCGTCATGAACGGCGGCCGCATCGAGCAGGTCGGCACGCCCCTGGAGCTCTACGACGGGCCCGCCAATGTCTTCGTCGCGGGCTTCCTCGGCTCCCCCGCGATGAGCTTCCTCGACGCGACGATTGTGCGATCGGGCGAAGGAATCTCCGCCCGCCTCCCGGACGCCACGATGGTGCCGGTCGCGGGATCGCCTGTGCAGGACGGCGCCGGCGTGAGCCTCGGCATCAGGCCGGAACACTACCGGGTCGACCCGGCAGGGCCGATCCGGCTCGTGGTCGACGTTATCGAGCCGACCGGATCGGAAAGCCACATCTACGGGCATGTCGGCGCAGCCGAGGTGCGCGCCGTGCTCCGCGAGAGGATCGCTCTCGATCCGGGCGAGGCGCTCCGCCTCTCGGTCGATCCGGCGAAGGTCCATCTCTTCGATGCCGCGACCGGCCTGCGCCTCCCGGGAGCCTGACCGTGAACGCGCCACAGGATATCC
This window of the Microvirga sp. TS319 genome carries:
- a CDS encoding carbohydrate ABC transporter permease, with the translated sequence MNSAKLRRSLVCWLILSPIVVAALFPFAVMVITALKPSTEVLTPTWWPSRLAWENFRTMWAATNFGNALRNSLYVSVLATLGSLIVSIPAAYALTRFDFKGREFYRQFLLVTQMLSPIVLVVGLFRLMVALGVIDNINAVTVVYAAFNIAFSVWMLQSYFATIPVDLEEAAWMEGAGRAKTLVKVFLPLAVPAMVVTAIFTFINAWNEFVIALTLLRSQDSYTLPIQIFSLVSGRYTVEWHHVMAATFAATIPVAIAFAWLQRFLVRGLALGAVK
- a CDS encoding carbohydrate ABC transporter permease, translated to MTSKRVVAPYVLILPSFVLAALIVIWPVNELAQLASHSVNRFGQLRDFVGMANFRALLDDPNFIDALWRTGIWTIGVVGGAILCSVPVALVLNEDFYGRDLARVLVMLPWAVSLTMTAIVWRWALSGESGMLNSALMDFGIIDENIQWLAEARTAFPMQILIGILVTIPFTVTIILGGLASIPDDLYEAAALEGAGRWEQFRYITLPLIAPFLNIALVLNTIYVFNSFPIIWAMTQGGPANSTDILVTYLYKVGFRLGKLGEASAVSLVMFGILLVFTLIYVRLTASRGAKA
- a CDS encoding sugar ABC transporter substrate-binding protein, which gives rise to MLAGVGAIALSATANAGTVRMTVAEYSAKTGPYFEQVAKDFEAANPGIKIQFEVVPWDNLLQKLTTDISANANADLSIIGTRWLVDFVEQGIAEPLDSYMTPEIKGRFIETFLTPSVMNGKTYGLPIAASARAMYYNKDLFAKAGLSEPPKTWAELETDAKKVSALGNGVYGFGLQGKEVETDVYFYYAMWSFGGEIVKDGKSGLDSKAAVDAASLYKRLIDEGATQPGVTSYAREDVQNLFKQGKIGMMMTAPFLANQIRAEAPNLKYGVAPIPKGPGGDQGTYGVTDSVIMFQNSKNKAEAFKFLDFLFQPKQRIKFTIDEGFLPVTKAEAEDKYFADNADLKVFTSLLPIARFAPVIAGWEEIADTTTSALQRIYLGQGQIEPTLKEAAAKANAVLKK
- a CDS encoding SDR family oxidoreductase translates to MKNSLEGRLAVITGAGGGIGVTMVERFRDAGARVVACDVSAEALDTLDVADREAFDLGDADACRKACARIQERVGLPDIVVSNAGYTRAETLEQVDDRAWNFELDVNLNGARNFTAPFLEPMKARGSGVFVFIASVNALAHFGNPAYAAAKAGLVAYARAIATECGRHGIRSNAICPGSVRTHAWDHRIEKDPGILDKVSRLYPLGHMVTPADVANAAVFLASPFSAGITGVALPVDGGLMAGNLPFIDAIR
- a CDS encoding ABC transporter ATP-binding protein, giving the protein MADLHLDNVKKRYGTLEILHGIDLSVEDGEFVVLVGPSGCGKSTLLRMIAGLETVSEGEIRIGGRRANEVPPQKRNISMVFQSYALFPHMTVKDNITFGPLIRRENAEETARKLTRAASTLNLGAYLDRRPGQLSGGQRQRVAMGRSIVRNPDLFLFDEPLSNLDAKLRVQMRTEIKALHHKFESTIVYVTHDQIEAMTMADRIVVMNGGRIEQVGTPLELYDGPANVFVAGFLGSPAMSFLDATIVRSGEGISARLPDATMVPVAGSPVQDGAGVSLGIRPEHYRVDPAGPIRLVVDVIEPTGSESHIYGHVGAAEVRAVLRERIALDPGEALRLSVDPAKVHLFDAATGLRLPGA